A single window of Pyrus communis chromosome 10, drPyrComm1.1, whole genome shotgun sequence DNA harbors:
- the LOC137746710 gene encoding F-box protein SKIP23-like, with translation MASSSMNMFAVARMYSLLDYGGEMRGDFKVAASLNLDFPAFMAIDLFETLYYGELGADVVDCTNFLLKLDDEYSDFQDVIFYKGRFCAVCRDGKAVAVDSCLSTEMIASPLPKISCLDDEKKKLVKSLGELFLVDMYLKGHPSDYTFEIFKLDV, from the exons ATGGCTTCTTCATCCATGAACATGTTTGCAG TGGCAAGAATGTATAGTCTACTAGACTATGGTGGGGAGATGCGTGGTGATTTTAAGGTGGCTGCATCCTTGAATCTCGATTTCCCTGCTTTCATGGCAATTGATCTGTTCGAAACGTTATATTACGGAGAGCTAGGCGCTGACGTTGTAGACTGCACCAACTTCCTTTTGAAGTTGGATGACGAATACAGTGATTTTCAAGATGTTATTTTCTACAAAGGAAGGTTTTGTGCCGTGTGCCGTGACGGGAAAGCGGTGGCAGTTGATTCTTGTTTGAGTACGGAAATGATTGCATCTCCATTACCAAAAATCTCTTGCCTTGACGACGAGAAGAAGAAGTTGGTGAAGTCGTTGGGAGAGCTGTTTTTAGTTGATATGTATTTGAAGGGACACCCGTCAGACTATACATTCGAGATTTTTAAGCTGGACGTGTAA